AATCCTGATGCTTAATCCTGTTGACTCTGAGTTGAACTCTGTTAATTCTGAGTGAGTCTCGTCCTGAATTGATTAGTCTATTGCTTAGTCCGTGGACTTTTCCTGAACCCCGCGCATAATCCGCGACAGTTCCGTTTTTTCGTCCACGCTGACCCGCGAAGGGGAACCGCTGATGATTTTTTCGTAGTTGCGGAACGAGTCGCGAATTTCTGGGCCGTTGCGGCTGATGGTGTATTCGCGAATGCCCTTATCGTGTTCCGAGCCTCGCATTTTGAACACGTTAATGGCCCGGCACATTTCCCCACGAATTTCCACATACTGCAACATCAAAATGGTGTCGGTGATGGTGGAAATATGGGAATCGGTGATGGCGTGGGATCCCATAAACTGGTCGGTGGTGTTCGTGAAGAAACCGGTGATTTCTTCTTGCTTGGCGAAGCCCGTCACCCCAATCACGAATTGGCGGAAAGCGTTGTTGCTGACCCCCCGCGCCAGGGCCGAAAGGGAGTCGATCGCGATGCGGGAGGGTTTAAACTCAGCAATTTCAGACTTGATGATCTGCAAGTGATCTTCCAAGCCCGCTGACTCCGGATAGGCGCAGAGAATTTTGAGCAACCCACGGCTTTCCAAATCCTCAAAATCAATGCCCCAGGAATAGGCGTTTCGAGAGAGTTGGGCCCGCGATTCTTCGTAGGCAAAGAGGATGGCACGTTCGCCATTTTGGCAAGCGTCTTCAATGAATTTACTAACCAGCAGGGTTTTGCCCGTACCGGTTGCGCCTGTGGCCAAAATAATCGAATCCTTGAAGAAGCCGCCGCCACACATGGAGTCGAGGGTGAGCACCCCGGACGATACCCGCGCGTTGGACGATCGCTGAGTGAGGCGCATGGCCCCCAGCGGGAAAATGCTAATTCCTTGGTTGGTGATGGTGAAGGGATATTCTCCCTTCATGTGGGTTGTGCCCCGCAGCTTCAGAATTTCGATCGTGCGGCGACGGCGTTCCCCCTCCAGCACGTTGCGGACGATCGCCACGTTATCCGACACAAATTCCTCAACCCCAAACCGCGCCACGGGGCCATATTCCCGCTCTCGCTCTGTGGTCATGATGGTGGTCACGCCCACTTGCTTCAGGCGGGCCACCAATCGAAAAATTTCCCGACGCACCACCGAAGCCGCGTCATACTGCTGAAAAACGGCGGTGATTGAGTCGATCGAAACCCGCTTGGCCTTGTATTTCCGGATGGCGTATTGAATGCGCTCAATCAGGGCTGACAGGTCAAAATTGCCAACAATATCTTGCCCTTCTGGATCCGGAGAAGCATCCAAAATAAACAGCTTTCCCGAATCGACCAACTGTTGCAAATTCCAACCAAAACTGCCCGCGTTCTTGATAATGTCGGCGGGCGATTCCTCAAAGGTGACAAAGATGCCCGGCTCGTCAAAATAAACAATTCCGTTATAAAGAAACTGGATCGCAATTAGCGTTTTCCCAGTACCAGATGTTCCGCTTACGAGTGTTGCTCGACCGACAGGCAGCCCGCCATGGCTAATGTCGTCAAAGCCCTCAATCATCGTCCGAATTTTTTGAACACCGGTCATAGTGATATCTGTTTATATCTGTTTCCTAAGGAATCAACGCTATCGGAGTAGCCAGTCATTCAGCCATCAGTGCCAAGGAAATGCCAGGGAATGGAAAGCCAGGGAATGGGAATGGTGTCTGAGGATTGGGGCCCCTAACCCGATCGGGCATGGCCCCTGGGGGTTAACCATCACCAAGGGGCAGATCCAGATTGCCAAATGGAGAGGCTCAATTGCCGAGCATGATACCGAGCACAATGCTAAACGCAACAGGGATCGAACCTGATTGGGGCTAGATGGGGCAGTCGATCGGGGTGTGGGGCCCGCGATCGCGGCACACCGATGCAACCGATGCACCGGAGCGAACCCACCCGCCGGGCATTTGGGGGTTGGTTTTGCCGTTCCCGATCGCCTCGGAGTCTAAACAGCATCCCACGATCCATCGCAAAACCCTACTGATTCTAGTATTCAGCCTCATCATCCGCCAATTCTTCATAGAGCAGGTCGAGACCAATCAACACCCGCTCGCGATCGGACAAATCGCCAATAATTTTCCGCACTGGCGGGGGCAGAATTTTTGCAAGGGTTGGGGTGGCTAAAATCTTATCCTCCTCAGCAAGTTGGGGATTTTTTAGCACATCGATGACCTTCAGCGCATAAACCCCTTGAAACTCATCTTCCAAAATATTCTTCAGGGTTTTCAGGGCACGGACTGAATGGGGAGTATTTCCTGCTACGTATAACTTGAGAACGTAGGTTTTTTTGAGGGGACTCATAAGCAATACAACGAGTTGAGTTTAGGAAGTTCTGTCCACGGGAATTTGGGTAAATACAAGACCCGTTGAGAATGCAAGGTCACCGGAGTCCCTAAAACCGGAATCAGATCCATGCCAATCACAGGACTCTCCCCAAGGGCTGGGGAAAACTTACTCCCAATCTGTTATCGAGCAGACCACGCTCCAGTCATCATCCTCAAAATTCAGTTCATCAATGGCAGTCTGATGGCAGCTTGATGGTAGTTTGGTCGAAATATGCCGAAATCTTCTGTTGACAGCTTGTACTTACTGGTCAAATTGACTCTTGAACCGGATAGGGTCACCTGCACTCAGAACGTGAGAAGGAACGCGAAAATGGCTCGATGCCAACTGCGACGACAACGATTGACCGGGAGAAACCAGAAAAATCAAAGCATTAATCTTAGAACTTCTGGAGCAGCTCTTGGCCAACTTGTAAACGAACAATAGCCCAAAGATCATGGAACTTGATTTTATTTAATATAATAACCCGATTGTCAAATGGTAATCAGAAAATATTCTTAAGTTTCCTGATTTGAATCAATTAATCTATGAAGCCTTCATTCTTGACGAAGATCAATGATAATTTGATTAAAAAATGACGTAAAAATTATTTCTGAGCGTGATCTAAAAGCAGTAATTTAAAAATGAATTACAAGAGTGATTGCAAGTGGCTAGCCGCGTTTTCGCCCTTTGCCCAAAATTGTTTGATGATTGTTCGATGCACAGATCTATTAATTCGCATAATTTGATTCGCATAATTCGCAAGC
The Limnothrix sp. FACHB-406 genome window above contains:
- the kaiB gene encoding circadian clock protein KaiB encodes the protein MSPLKKTYVLKLYVAGNTPHSVRALKTLKNILEDEFQGVYALKVIDVLKNPQLAEEDKILATPTLAKILPPPVRKIIGDLSDRERVLIGLDLLYEELADDEAEY
- the kaiC gene encoding circadian clock protein KaiC — translated: MTGVQKIRTMIEGFDDISHGGLPVGRATLVSGTSGTGKTLIAIQFLYNGIVYFDEPGIFVTFEESPADIIKNAGSFGWNLQQLVDSGKLFILDASPDPEGQDIVGNFDLSALIERIQYAIRKYKAKRVSIDSITAVFQQYDAASVVRREIFRLVARLKQVGVTTIMTTEREREYGPVARFGVEEFVSDNVAIVRNVLEGERRRRTIEILKLRGTTHMKGEYPFTITNQGISIFPLGAMRLTQRSSNARVSSGVLTLDSMCGGGFFKDSIILATGATGTGKTLLVSKFIEDACQNGERAILFAYEESRAQLSRNAYSWGIDFEDLESRGLLKILCAYPESAGLEDHLQIIKSEIAEFKPSRIAIDSLSALARGVSNNAFRQFVIGVTGFAKQEEITGFFTNTTDQFMGSHAITDSHISTITDTILMLQYVEIRGEMCRAINVFKMRGSEHDKGIREYTISRNGPEIRDSFRNYEKIISGSPSRVSVDEKTELSRIMRGVQEKSTD